Part of the Flavobacteriales bacterium genome is shown below.
TACTTTAGTTGGGTCAATAATACCAGCTTCGAACATATTTTCGAATACTTCTTTTTTAGCATTGTAACCAAAATCGGCTTTACCTTCTTTCACTTTAGAAACGACTACTGAACCTTCATTACCTGCATTGGCAACGATTTGACGTAATGGCTCTTCAATAGCACGAGTAACGATTTGAATACCAGTCGTTTCGTCGGCATTATCGCCTTGTAATTGAGCTAGTGCATCGGCTGCTCTTACTAAAGCGACACCACCACCAGGGATAATGCCTTCCTCAACAGCTGCTCGAGTAGCGTGTAGAGCATCGTCCACTCTATCTTTCTTCTCTTTCATTTCTACCTCAGAGGCTGCGCCAACATAAAGTACAGCTACACCACCTGCTAATTTAGCTAGCCTTTCTTGTAGTTTTTCTCTGTCGTAGTCCGAAGTAGTGCTTTCGATTTGAGCTTTGATTTGATTGACTCTAGCCATAATGTTGTCTTTGTCACCAGCACCATTTACAATAGTTGTATTGTCTTTGTCAATAGTGACTTTTTCAGCAGTACCTAGCATGTCAATAGTTGCATTTTCAAGCTTAAAACCTCTTTCTTCAGAAATGACAGTTCCACCAGTTAGAATAGCGATATCTTCTAGCATTGCCTTTCTTCTGTCACCAAAGCCTGGTGCTTTAACGGCAGCAATTTTTAAAGAGCCTCTCATTTTGTTAACTACCAAAGTAGCTAGTGCTTCACCATCAACATCTTCGGCAATAATTAACAATGGTTTTCCTGATTGTGCTGCCGGTTCTAGAATAGGCAATAAATCTTTCATATTCGATATTTTCTTATCGTATAAAAGAATGTATGGCGTATCCAAGTCGGCTAGCATTTTCTCAGCATTAGTAACAAAGTACGGAGAAAGATAGCCTCTGTCAAATTGCATACCTTCAACCACTTCTACATAAGTATCGGTTCCTTTTGCTTCTTCAACAGTAATAACGCCTTCTTTCTTAACCTTGTCCATAGCTTCTGCGATGAGTGAGCCGATTGCATTGTCGTTATTGGCAGATATAGCACCTACTTGTTGTATCTTTTCTATGCTATCGCCAACTTCTTGAGATTGCGATTTCAAATTTTCAACAACAACTGAAACGGCTTTATCAATACCTCTTTTTAAATCCATTGGATTTGCTCCTGCTGCTACGTTTTTGAGTCCGTTAGACACGATGGCTTGTGCTAAAACAGTAGCTGTAGTAGTACCATCTCCAGCTATATCGGCAGTCTTTGATGCGACTTCCTTGACCATTTGAGCTCCCATGTTTTCAATGGTATCTTCTAACTCAATTTCTTTAGCAACAGATACACCATCTTTAGTAATGGACGGACCACCAAATTTTTTATCAATAACAACATTCCTGCCTTGAGGCCCTAATGTTACTTTAACTGCATTGGCAAGAGCATCGACACCTCTTTTTAGTGCATCTCTTGCTTCTATATCAAATTTTATTTCTTTTGCCATTTGTATATGTTTTAAATGATTGCTAGAATGTCAGATTCACGCATTATCATGTAATCTTTACCTTCGTATTTTAATTCTGTCCCAGAGTATTTACCGTATAGTACAGTATCTCCAACCTTAACGGTTAAAGGTTCATCTTTTTTACCGTCTCCTACAGCAACAACTGTACCTTTTTGTGGTTTTTCTTGGGCAGTATCTGGAATAATAATTCCAGATGCAGTAGTTGTTTCAGCCTGAGCAGGCTCTACAAGTACTCTGTCTGCAAGTGGTTTTACATTCATATTTTTTTAGGTTTAAATTAATATTCAATTATAGCATAAATCAAAAAATGTGCCACAAGGGCACACTTATTTGATATAATGACTTTTTTTCAGATTGTTCTGAAAAAATGACAAATTGTTATTCCGCTGGAGCTTCCTGTATCGGAAGAGAAGGAAGAGCTTGAGTTGGGATAGCTGTTTCGTCAAGTTGTTCTTTCATAATAGACTGGTTTTGTACTCCTCCAGAGTTGGTAGAAGAGATAGCAAAATTTGATGCTAGTGAAAAAACCAATAATGCAATTGCTAAATACCAAGTCGCTTTTTCTAAAAAGTCAGCAGTTTTTTTAACTCCCATTACTTGATTTCCACCGCCAAAAGTTGCAGATAAACCACCACCTTTAGGGTTTTGAACCAATACTACTAACACTAGCAAAATGCAGGTTATTACTATTAAAACTGAGAAAATCGTGTACATAAGATTATTTATTTTTTGTGATCAATTGATCGATTAATTCAATTTGGGATGCAAATAAAGAACTTTTTTGGGGATATTTCAAGGAAAGCTGATGATATGCTGCTTTTGCTTTTTCATAATGCCCTTGTTCTAAATAGACTTTTGCTAGTGTTTCTGTAACTATATCGAAGTGAAACTTTACGCTTTCTTTGGCTTTATCACTAGCAGAATAGAATTCTTTTTTTGGTTTTCTATCCCTATTGGCAATAAAGTCTTCAATAAGATTTACTTTTTTCTGTAGTTTATTTTCACTCGCTTTGCTTCTTTGGATGGGTTTAGCATGACTTAATTTTAACCATTCATTAAAGGAATGTGTTTCTTCTTTATCAAATTCTAAAGGCTGACCAATGTTTAACTCCTTTTTAATTTGCGTTGTTTCACTAGAGAGGTCTTTCTGAACCTCTTTTTTGTTTAACCTTGGCTCAACTTCTTTGACCTTTTCTTCTGTCAAAAAGTAAAAAAGTCGTTTTCTATCTGTACTATATGCGGCTGTTTTTTTTAGTATCTGATTATAATGAATGTTATTTGTGTTTTGAAGACCTTTTAAATGTAATATCCTAGAAGTTGAGCAAAATGGATAGGTCTCAATCAATTCCATGAGTATTTTGGTGTCATCAGCGTCAATTTTATTGGGGTTGCTGATCCAATTTGAATATGTTTCTTTAGGGTTTACCAATTGGTGAATGCTTCGTTAAATATATCGTCTATTAATTGGGATACAATTTCTTCGTTTAAAGATTCTTCAATAGTAGTAAAATCTTGTGAGCTCTCATAATCTGCGTATCTACTAAAAGTTTTGTCGTAATTACTTTCTTCATCTATAATGTTGACGAATTTGACTTTAACAGTTATACTTAGTCGATTTTTAGAGGCGGTTTCATTAGCTTGTATAGCAATGGGATTAATGCTGTAGTTCGTAATTCGCCCACTGAATATCAAATCACCATCATTATTTAATGGTATAAGGTTTGTTTCTGATGAAAATTTATCTTTTAATGCTTCTGTTAGGGCGTTGGATAACACCGGCGGTGCTAAAGAGGCTACATTTTCAAATGGATTTATGCTTACGCTTTTTACCTCGTTGGAAATTGATGCACCGCTTAATGAGTATATTCCGCAAGAGCTAATTCCAAATAGCAGGGCAATTAAACAGATATATGGTAGTCTTGTCACAACAAATACTCTTTAATTTTTCTATATAATGTGCGCTCAGATATTCCTAATTCTTCTGCTGCATCTTTTCTTCTTCCTTGATGTCTATTTAAAGCTTTTTCAATTAGTATTTTTTCTTGTTCTTGTAGTGTTAAAAAAGTTTCCTCTTCTTTTTCTTCAACTTGTTCTTTTATATGAATAGCTGGTTTTTCTATATAATGGTTGATGACTTTCTCATTATCAATTTCTTGATGTTTGTCGCCCATCAATTCTTTAGTCACTCGCTTTAAATCGTTCAAGTCGTTTTTCATATCAAAGAGGACTTTATAGAGTATTTCTCTTTCTGAGATGTCATTTTCTGCTTTCTCGTTTTTGAATAATACGGGTGTTGTATTCTGTTTCGGGATATAATTTTTTAGAGTATCATAGCTGATACTTCTGTCTTGTTCTACGGCAGATATCTGTTCGGCTACGTTTTTAAGCTGTCTAATATTTCCTGGCCAAGAGTAATTGTGTAACAACTCAACAGCTTCCTCTTGTAAGCGAATGGGAGGGATATGATACCTGTCAGCAAAGTCCGAAGCGAATTTTCTAAATAATAAATGTATATCTTCTGTTCTTTCTCTTAAAGATGGCATTTTTATGTTGATTGTATTTAATCGGTAATACAAGTCTTCTCTAAATTTCCCTTTATTGATGGCTTCTTCAATATTCACATTGGTAGCTGCAATGACTCTAACATCTACTTTTTTTACCTGACTTGAGCCTACTTTCATGAACTCTCCACTTTCCAATACTCTTAGTAGCCTTACTTGAGTGCTTAAGGGCAATTCACCGACTTCATCTAAGAATATTGTGCCGCCATCTGCAACTTCAAAATAACCTTGTCTATTATCACTTGCTCCCGTAAAGGCGCCTTTTTCGTGACCAAAAAGTTCGCTATCAATGGTACCTTCTGGAATTGCACCACAGTTGACAGCAATATATTTATTATGTTTTCTTTGACTGTTGTAGTGTATAATCTTAGGCATAGATTCCTTGCCCACGCCGCTTTCTCCAGTTATCAATACTGAAATATCTGTCGGTGCTATTTGTACAGCCGTATTGATGGCTCGGTCTAATTTGTTTGAATTACCAATTATACCAAACCGTTGTTTTATGTCTTGGTGCTTAATCATACCAGTTTAATAGCTTTACCTTTTAGTGTTGCTGAGGTGAAGTCCTCAACATGTACTATAACATAATCTCCAGCCTTGTAATCTTCTCTAGGAAATACAATGACAGTGTTTTGTGAATTTCTTCCGTATAATTCTTCTTTAGACTTCTTAGAAACCCCTTCTACAAGTACTTTATGTGTTTTGCCAACTTGTTCTTTATTTCTAATAAAAGCGTGTTTCATCTGAAGATCAATAATTTCTTGCAGTCTTCTTTTTTTAGTTTCGGCAGGAACATCATCATTTAACTTGCGTTGTGCTTGTGTATTTGGTCTTTCAGAATAGCTGAACATATAGCCAAAGTCATATTTTACGGCTTCCATCAGACTTAATGTATCCTTGTGTTCTTCTTCTGTTTCAGTACAAAATCCAGAAATGATATCCATTGATATGCCGCAATCTGGAATAATTCTTCTTATTGCTTCAATTCTATTTAGATACCACTCCCTAGTATATCCTCTATTCATGAGCTCAAGAATTCTGCTATTTCCAGATTGAACAGGTAAGTGAATATAATTGCAAATGTTCTCATACTTAGCAATAGTATGAAGGACATCGTCTTGCATATCTTTAGGGTGAGAAGTAGAAAAACGAACTCTTAGACTAGGACTAACTTCAGCTACCATAGCTAAAAGCTCTGCAAAATTGGTGCTTTTGTCTTGTTCTTCTTGGCTTAATTTATCAAAGTCCTTTTTTGGGCCGCCTCCATACCATAGGTATGAATCTACATTTTGACCAAGTAAGGTAACTTCCTTGTAACCATCAACTACTAATTGCTTACATTCATCAACAATACTTTTTGGGTCTCTACTTCTTTCTCTTCCTCTAGTAAAAGGTACAACACAGAATGAACACATATTGTCACACCCTCTAGTAATG
Proteins encoded:
- the groL gene encoding chaperonin GroEL (60 kDa chaperone family; promotes refolding of misfolded polypeptides especially under stressful conditions; forms two stacked rings of heptamers to form a barrel-shaped 14mer; ends can be capped by GroES; misfolded proteins enter the barrel where they are refolded when GroES binds), coding for MAKEIKFDIEARDALKRGVDALANAVKVTLGPQGRNVVIDKKFGGPSITKDGVSVAKEIELEDTIENMGAQMVKEVASKTADIAGDGTTTATVLAQAIVSNGLKNVAAGANPMDLKRGIDKAVSVVVENLKSQSQEVGDSIEKIQQVGAISANNDNAIGSLIAEAMDKVKKEGVITVEEAKGTDTYVEVVEGMQFDRGYLSPYFVTNAEKMLADLDTPYILLYDKKISNMKDLLPILEPAAQSGKPLLIIAEDVDGEALATLVVNKMRGSLKIAAVKAPGFGDRRKAMLEDIAILTGGTVISEERGFKLENATIDMLGTAEKVTIDKDNTTIVNGAGDKDNIMARVNQIKAQIESTTSDYDREKLQERLAKLAGGVAVLYVGAASEVEMKEKKDRVDDALHATRAAVEEGIIPGGGVALVRAADALAQLQGDNADETTGIQIVTRAIEEPLRQIVANAGNEGSVVVSKVKEGKADFGYNAKKEVFENMFEAGIIDPTKVTRVALENAASVAGMLLTTECVLADIPEENPMPPMGGGGMPGMM
- a CDS encoding co-chaperone GroES, giving the protein MNVKPLADRVLVEPAQAETTTASGIIIPDTAQEKPQKGTVVAVGDGKKDEPLTVKVGDTVLYGKYSGTELKYEGKDYMIMRESDILAII
- the secG gene encoding preprotein translocase subunit SecG; its protein translation is MYTIFSVLIVITCILLVLVVLVQNPKGGGLSATFGGGNQVMGVKKTADFLEKATWYLAIALLVFSLASNFAISSTNSGGVQNQSIMKEQLDETAIPTQALPSLPIQEAPAE
- a CDS encoding LptE family protein, whose protein sequence is MTRLPYICLIALLFGISSCGIYSLSGASISNEVKSVSINPFENVASLAPPVLSNALTEALKDKFSSETNLIPLNNDGDLIFSGRITNYSINPIAIQANETASKNRLSITVKVKFVNIIDEESNYDKTFSRYADYESSQDFTTIEESLNEEIVSQLIDDIFNEAFTNW
- a CDS encoding sigma-54-dependent Fis family transcriptional regulator; this translates as MIKHQDIKQRFGIIGNSNKLDRAINTAVQIAPTDISVLITGESGVGKESMPKIIHYNSQRKHNKYIAVNCGAIPEGTIDSELFGHEKGAFTGASDNRQGYFEVADGGTIFLDEVGELPLSTQVRLLRVLESGEFMKVGSSQVKKVDVRVIAATNVNIEEAINKGKFREDLYYRLNTINIKMPSLRERTEDIHLLFRKFASDFADRYHIPPIRLQEEAVELLHNYSWPGNIRQLKNVAEQISAVEQDRSISYDTLKNYIPKQNTTPVLFKNEKAENDISEREILYKVLFDMKNDLNDLKRVTKELMGDKHQEIDNEKVINHYIEKPAIHIKEQVEEKEEETFLTLQEQEKILIEKALNRHQGRRKDAAEELGISERTLYRKIKEYLL
- the miaB gene encoding tRNA (N6-isopentenyl adenosine(37)-C2)-methylthiotransferase MiaB, translated to MEKVVDIARQGEALQLNQTEVGAKKMYIESYGCQMNFSDSEIVASILTKEGFSTTPNLEDADVVFVNTCSIREKAEQTVRNRLKVYNAIKKKQNPKMLVGVLGCMAERLKDKFLEEEKLVDIVVGPDAYRDLPNLIEEVNDGRKAVNVILSKEETYAEISPVRLGGNGITAFVSITRGCDNMCSFCVVPFTRGRERSRDPKSIVDECKQLVVDGYKEVTLLGQNVDSYLWYGGGPKKDFDKLSQEEQDKSTNFAELLAMVAEVSPSLRVRFSTSHPKDMQDDVLHTIAKYENICNYIHLPVQSGNSRILELMNRGYTREWYLNRIEAIRRIIPDCGISMDIISGFCTETEEEHKDTLSLMEAVKYDFGYMFSYSERPNTQAQRKLNDDVPAETKKRRLQEIIDLQMKHAFIRNKEQVGKTHKVLVEGVSKKSKEELYGRNSQNTVIVFPREDYKAGDYVIVHVEDFTSATLKGKAIKLV